Proteins from a genomic interval of Buchnera aphidicola (Brachycaudus cardui):
- a CDS encoding ATP-binding cassette domain-containing protein has protein sequence MSLIQIKDACLSFSNLEILKNSMLHINPNERICLIGKNGTGKSTVLKIINKTQDLDHGIVVYKKNIKISYLKQENPISMNISIYDFISSIFYKNQIKKEKYNNFILMKKQLNMNQIVQIEKIIKLIKLEKNTLLSELSGGLLRKVALSRSLIGEPDVLLLDEPTNHLDMNTVKWLENFLKKFHGSVLFVSHDRSFIQNISTRIVDLDRGKLISWPGNYENFIKLKNDSTRIELIQKKIFDKNLDREEKWIRQGIKARSTRNEGRVKNLKLLRKEYHDYIKIEKVKNIKINQSNNYLGKIIFKADNIDVVIQNKLIVKNFSSIIQHGDKIALIGSNGCGKSTMIKIIIGEKKPQTGQIYQSTGLKISYFDQNRSILDPNKSIIDNISYGKEIIRLNGKEQHLIGYLKKFLFKPNQLQSLVKTLSGGECNRLLLARLFLRPSNVLILDEPTNDLDLDTLELLEKIIIDYKGTVLIVSHDEEFVNNTVNKCWLFKQNGFIDTHIGNYDSLQKAKHNINLETTYKKNKIKKNKSNIHTKIKIVNHVQKELKEILIKIEKIEFYIKKLQNKINQPCFFKKKLEEQLPILKKLIAQEKELEEKLIYWEKLEKNNINNKI, from the coding sequence ATGTCTCTAATTCAGATTAAAGATGCATGTTTATCATTTAGCAACTTAGAAATTTTGAAAAATAGCATGCTGCATATCAATCCTAATGAAAGAATATGTTTAATCGGTAAAAATGGAACTGGAAAATCCACTGTTTTAAAAATTATTAATAAAACACAAGACTTAGATCATGGTATCGTCGTTTATAAAAAAAATATAAAAATATCTTACTTAAAACAAGAAAATCCTATAAGTATGAACATTTCTATATATGATTTTATTAGTTCAATATTTTATAAAAATCAAATAAAAAAAGAAAAATATAATAATTTTATTTTGATGAAAAAACAATTAAATATGAATCAAATTGTACAAATAGAAAAAATAATTAAATTAATTAAATTAGAAAAAAATACTTTATTATCAGAGCTTTCTGGAGGATTATTAAGAAAAGTTGCATTAAGTCGATCTTTAATAGGAGAACCTGATGTGCTATTACTTGATGAACCAACAAATCATTTAGATATGAACACTGTTAAATGGCTTGAAAATTTTTTAAAAAAATTTCATGGAAGTGTATTATTTGTATCACATGATAGAAGTTTTATTCAAAATATATCTACACGAATTGTCGATCTTGATCGAGGAAAATTAATATCTTGGCCAGGAAATTATGAAAATTTTATAAAATTAAAAAATGATAGTACACGTATTGAACTAATACAAAAAAAAATATTTGATAAAAATCTTGACAGAGAAGAAAAGTGGATTAGACAAGGCATTAAAGCACGTTCTACTCGAAATGAAGGTAGAGTAAAAAACTTAAAATTATTACGAAAAGAATATCATGATTATATAAAAATAGAAAAAGTAAAAAATATTAAAATCAATCAATCTAACAATTATCTAGGAAAAATAATTTTTAAAGCAGATAATATAGATGTTGTTATACAAAATAAATTGATTGTAAAAAATTTTTCATCAATCATTCAACATGGTGATAAAATAGCACTAATTGGTAGTAATGGATGTGGCAAAAGTACTATGATAAAAATTATTATAGGAGAAAAAAAACCACAAACAGGACAAATTTATCAAAGTACAGGATTAAAAATATCATACTTTGATCAAAATAGATCTATATTAGATCCAAATAAATCTATTATAGATAATATATCTTATGGTAAAGAAATAATCAGACTTAATGGAAAAGAGCAGCATTTAATAGGATATCTAAAAAAATTTCTTTTTAAACCTAATCAATTACAATCTTTAGTAAAAACACTATCTGGCGGTGAATGTAATAGATTACTATTAGCACGATTATTTTTAAGGCCAAGTAATGTTTTAATTCTTGATGAACCGACTAATGATTTAGATTTAGATACTCTAGAGCTGTTAGAAAAAATTATTATTGATTATAAAGGCACTGTTTTAATAGTTAGTCATGATGAAGAATTCGTAAATAATACAGTGAATAAATGTTGGTTATTTAAACAAAACGGATTTATTGACACTCATATTGGAAATTATGATTCTTTACAAAAAGCAAAACATAATATAAATTTAGAAACAACATATAAAAAAAATAAAATAAAAAAAAATAAATCAAATATTCATACTAAAATAAAAATAGTTAATCATGTTCAAAAAGAACTAAAAGAAATATTAATAAAAATAGAAAAAATAGAATTTTACATTAAAAAATTACAAAATAAAATCAATCAACCATGTTTTTTTAAAAAAAAACTAGAAGAACAATTACCAATTTTAAAAAAATTAATAGCACAAGAAAAAGAACTAGAAGAAAAATTAATATATTGGGAAAAATTAGAAAAAAATAATATAAATAATAAAATATAA
- the pncB gene encoding nicotinate phosphoribosyltransferase — MKRYDYPIVKTLLDTDAYKLHMQQAIFYNYQNVDVVAEFLCRGDNFLGCYSHILLEQIKMMRYLSLSNEEYIYMTSFPFFKKEYLHWLRKFRYNISQVKINNNQGQLHIRISGLWKEVILWEVPILALISEVFHSNFSPEISSKNAIEYLDTKLTRFFNYTRYIDLSRLKIVDFGTRRRFSYDVQYSIVKRLKETFPFLIGSSNYHIARILNLTPVGTQAHEWFQAHQQISSNLKKSQILALQTWLDQYGKHLSIALTDSITMDAFLRDFNLFFTSSYKGIRHDSGDPIQWGEKALKHYEKLGIDPCTKTLLFSDNLNFNKIISLYKKFSHRINVVFGIGTRLTCDIPYVKPLNIVIKLVECNGKPVAKISDSPGKTFCLDKNFLKSLYNVFSIPLNK, encoded by the coding sequence ATGAAACGATATGATTATCCAATAGTAAAAACTTTACTTGATACTGATGCATATAAATTGCATATGCAACAAGCTATTTTTTATAATTATCAAAATGTAGATGTAGTAGCAGAATTTCTTTGTAGAGGAGATAACTTTTTAGGCTGTTATTCCCATATTTTACTAGAACAGATTAAAATGATGAGATATTTGTCTTTAAGTAATGAAGAATATATTTATATGACTTCTTTCCCATTTTTTAAAAAAGAATATTTACATTGGTTGAGAAAATTTCGTTATAATATTTCACAGGTAAAAATAAATAATAATCAAGGACAATTACATATTCGTATCAGTGGATTATGGAAAGAAGTAATATTGTGGGAAGTGCCTATTTTAGCATTGATTAGTGAAGTTTTTCATAGTAATTTTTCTCCAGAAATAAGTTCTAAAAATGCTATAGAATATTTAGATACTAAATTAACAAGATTTTTTAATTATACTAGATACATAGATTTATCTCGTTTAAAAATTGTTGATTTTGGGACCAGAAGAAGATTTTCTTATGATGTACAATATTCTATTGTTAAAAGATTAAAAGAAACTTTTCCTTTTTTAATTGGTTCAAGTAATTATCATATAGCACGTATATTAAATTTAACGCCAGTAGGAACACAAGCTCATGAATGGTTTCAAGCGCATCAACAAATTAGTTCAAATTTAAAGAAAAGTCAAATTTTAGCATTGCAAACATGGTTAGATCAATATGGTAAACATCTTAGTATTGCTTTGACAGATTCTATTACTATGGATGCTTTTTTACGTGATTTTAATTTATTTTTTACTTCTTCTTATAAAGGTATACGACATGATTCAGGAGATCCAATACAATGGGGGGAAAAAGCTTTAAAACATTATGAAAAATTAGGTATAGATCCTTGTACTAAAACATTATTATTTTCAGATAATTTAAATTTTAACAAAATTATCTCTCTTTATAAAAAATTTAGTCATAGAATTAATGTTGTTTTTGGTATAGGAACAAGATTAACTTGCGATATCCCTTATGTAAAACCGTTAAATATTGTCATTAAATTAGTAGAATGTAATGGAAAACCTGTTGCAAAAATATCTGATAGTCCAGGTAAAACATTTTGTTTAGATAAAAATTTTTTAAAGAGTTTATATAATGTTTTTAGTATACCATTAAACAAATAG
- a CDS encoding rhodanese-related sulfurtransferase: protein MSILHNIICKKKLKNRMLYETEPRLTLSFYKYFTIENTQEYRNHIYENFYKNDVLGRIYIAREGINAQISVPIKNYFFIKKILYESNSALNNLRINKALNNKKSFWVLSVKIRKKIVEDGITDPCFDPNNVGIYIKSKQVNMMLHDKETIFIDMRNSYEYAIGHFEKAIEIKSITFREQLKNVVTLMEYAKNKRIVMYCTGGIRCEKATAWMLFNGFKFVYHLEGGIIGYVHNARKNGLPILFKGKNFVFDYRMSEEISEDIISSCSQCDNASDTYVNCKNNICHLLFIQCQNCANIFNHCCSINCMEKI from the coding sequence AATTAAAAAATCGTATGTTATATGAAACTGAGCCTCGTTTAACATTATCTTTTTATAAATATTTTACTATTGAAAATACTCAGGAATACAGAAATCATATTTATGAAAATTTTTATAAAAATGATGTTTTAGGAAGAATTTATATAGCTAGAGAAGGTATTAATGCTCAAATCAGTGTACCTATAAAAAATTATTTTTTTATAAAAAAAATTCTATATGAATCAAATTCTGCATTAAATAATTTGCGTATTAATAAAGCGTTAAATAATAAAAAATCTTTTTGGGTTCTTTCTGTTAAGATAAGAAAAAAAATTGTAGAAGATGGAATTACAGATCCTTGTTTTGATCCAAATAATGTTGGTATTTATATAAAATCAAAACAAGTGAATATGATGTTACATGATAAAGAAACAATATTTATTGATATGAGAAACTCTTATGAATATGCGATTGGTCATTTTGAAAAAGCAATTGAAATTAAAAGTATAACTTTTAGAGAACAGTTAAAGAATGTAGTTACATTAATGGAATATGCTAAAAATAAAAGAATTGTGATGTATTGTACAGGTGGTATTCGTTGTGAAAAAGCTACTGCTTGGATGTTATTTAATGGTTTTAAGTTTGTATATCATTTAGAAGGAGGTATTATTGGTTATGTTCATAATGCTAGAAAAAATGGATTACCAATTCTGTTTAAAGGGAAAAATTTTGTATTTGATTATCGTATGAGTGAAGAAATTTCAGAAGATATAATATCATCTTGTTCTCAATGTGATAATGCTTCAGATACTTATGTTAATTGTAAGAATAATATATGTCATCTTCTTTTTATTCAATGTCAAAATTGTGCAAATATTTTTAATCATTGTTGTTCTATAAATTGCATGGAAAAAATATGA
- the asnS gene encoding asparagine--tRNA ligase, whose protein sequence is MNAVPISEIYKDDIIVNSSITVCGWIRSRRNSKSGFSFITIYDGSCFYSIQVIANNSLSNYYKEILHLTIGCSVIVTGMLILSLGNQQKYEIQATEIKILGWVENPDTYPISAKKHSIEYLRDVAHLRARTNLIGVIVRIRNHVLQALHYFLQKNNYYWVPTPIITSLNTEGAGAMFRVSTLDMQNIPKNQDGSVDFKKDFFGKESFLTVSGQLNIETYACALSRVYTFGPTFRAENSNTSRHLSEFWMLEVESAFTNLDDMSDFIEHMLKYVFKSLLKNCMPDINFLKNYIDNDIIIRLKKNLCMEFVRIDYLDAINILLNSKIKFEKSVFLGVDLASEHERFLVEKHFKIPVIIKNYPKELKAFYMRLNDDKKTVAAIDLLVPNIGELIGGSQREERLSMLDERLLELGLKKEDYWWYRDLRRYGTVPHSGFGMGFERLISYVTGVSNIRDIIPFPRTVKNSHF, encoded by the coding sequence ATGAATGCGGTACCAATATCAGAGATATATAAAGATGATATTATAGTCAATAGTTCAATTACTGTTTGTGGATGGATAAGAAGCCGCAGAAATTCAAAATCTGGTTTTTCTTTTATTACAATTTATGATGGTTCATGTTTTTATTCTATACAGGTTATTGCGAATAATTCTTTATCTAATTATTATAAAGAAATTTTACATTTAACTATTGGATGTTCTGTTATCGTTACTGGAATGTTGATATTATCTCTTGGAAATCAACAAAAATATGAAATTCAAGCAACAGAAATTAAAATTTTAGGATGGGTTGAAAATCCAGATACTTATCCAATATCTGCTAAAAAACATAGTATAGAATATTTAAGAGACGTAGCTCATTTAAGGGCTAGAACGAATTTAATTGGTGTAATAGTTCGAATTAGAAATCATGTATTACAGGCATTACATTATTTTTTACAAAAAAATAACTATTATTGGGTTCCTACGCCAATTATTACTAGTTTAAATACTGAAGGTGCTGGAGCAATGTTTCGTGTTTCAACATTAGATATGCAAAATATTCCTAAAAATCAAGATGGTTCCGTTGATTTTAAAAAAGATTTTTTTGGAAAAGAATCTTTTTTAACTGTTTCGGGGCAGCTTAATATAGAAACATATGCTTGTGCTTTATCTAGAGTATATACTTTTGGTCCTACATTTCGTGCAGAAAATTCGAATACAAGTCGTCATTTATCAGAATTTTGGATGTTAGAAGTGGAATCAGCTTTTACAAATCTAGATGATATGTCAGATTTTATTGAACATATGTTGAAATATGTTTTCAAATCTCTTTTAAAAAATTGTATGCCAGATATTAATTTCCTAAAAAATTATATTGACAATGATATTATTATTCGTTTAAAAAAAAATTTATGTATGGAGTTTGTACGCATAGATTATTTAGACGCTATAAATATTTTACTGAATTCTAAAATTAAATTTGAAAAATCTGTTTTTTTAGGTGTTGATTTAGCTTCTGAACATGAACGTTTTCTTGTAGAGAAACATTTTAAAATTCCAGTGATTATTAAAAATTATCCAAAAGAATTAAAAGCATTTTATATGAGGTTAAATGACGATAAAAAAACTGTTGCGGCAATAGATTTATTAGTTCCGAATATTGGAGAACTAATAGGTGGTTCACAACGTGAAGAACGACTTTCTATGTTAGATGAACGTTTATTAGAATTAGGGCTAAAAAAAGAAGATTATTGGTGGTATAGAGATCTTCGTCGATATGGTACAGTTCCACATTCAGGTTTTGGTATGGGTTTTGAGAGATTAATATCTTATGTTACTGGAGTTTCAAATATACGAGATATTATTCCGTTTCCACGTACTGTAAAAAATTCTCATTTTTAA
- the rlmKL gene encoding bifunctional 23S rRNA (guanine(2069)-N(7))-methyltransferase RlmK/23S rRNA (guanine(2445)-N(2))-methyltransferase RlmL, whose product MNYLFASTIFGTEKLLEKELLFLGAKNLNIINGGIYYEANELLLYQSLMWSRIASRIFLCIKKFKISNKEDLYSNIYSINWSKVFSIKNTFSINFKGINDIIRNSLFGALIIKDAIVDQFSKQYFDRPNVDLIDPDIRIKSFLSNDNIIHIMLDLSGESLNKRGYRKYYNTTPIKENLGAALVLNSEWNNNIPIIDPMCGSGTLLIEAAMMATDRAPGLTRLKWGFQSWKKYNKNLWINIVKEATKRFEVGVKKCLKNYFIGYDYNPVAIENAKKNALNAGLSKIIKFSTQNLHDLKNIYSSTNIGILLSNPPYGERHQTESQLVGLYIQLGVILKKHFKNWKASIFSSSIFLLNFLQMTEDKEYFLKNSALNCIQKNYTIFFKELPIENNEYKDRLKKNFNKLKKWSIQENIECFRVYNADLPNYNIIIDIYNKWLVIQEYKAPKFIHCKKSHKRLCHAIYYAQEILSVDVNNIILKIRHRNKNKTQYKKLFDSNSFIQIKEYHSKFLVNLVDYLDTGLFSDKRLIRKLLGKMSQGKDFLNLFSYTGTASVYAGLGKANSTTSVDISNTYIQWSIRNMSINNLRGSNHHFIKSDCLNWLQKTNKKFDLIFINPPTFSNSKKMKKSFDLKRDYLILIRYLKKILRHKGNIIFSSSTHNFNINFDYLQKMKLNAKNITKKVQCKDYLNHSNIYHSWLITHIE is encoded by the coding sequence ATGAACTATTTATTTGCAAGTACAATCTTTGGCACTGAAAAATTATTAGAAAAAGAGCTCTTATTTTTAGGAGCAAAAAATTTAAATATAATAAATGGAGGTATTTATTATGAAGCAAACGAATTATTATTATATCAAAGCTTAATGTGGAGTCGTATTGCTTCTCGTATTTTTCTATGTATAAAAAAATTTAAAATATCTAATAAAGAAGATCTTTATTCAAATATATATAGTATTAATTGGAGCAAAGTATTTTCTATAAAAAATACTTTTTCAATCAATTTTAAAGGAATTAATGATATTATTCGTAATAGTTTATTTGGAGCGCTCATAATTAAAGATGCTATTGTTGATCAATTTAGCAAACAATACTTCGATCGTCCAAATGTTGATCTTATTGATCCTGATATTCGAATCAAATCATTTTTATCTAATGATAATATAATACATATTATGTTGGATTTAAGTGGAGAATCTTTAAATAAAAGAGGATACCGAAAATATTATAATACGACTCCTATTAAAGAAAATTTAGGAGCTGCTCTTGTACTGAACTCAGAATGGAATAATAATATCCCTATAATAGATCCTATGTGTGGATCTGGTACATTATTAATTGAAGCAGCAATGATGGCTACGGATAGAGCACCTGGACTAACAAGATTAAAATGGGGCTTTCAATCATGGAAAAAATATAATAAAAATTTATGGATTAATATTGTTAAAGAAGCAACAAAAAGATTTGAAGTAGGAGTTAAAAAATGCTTGAAAAATTATTTTATAGGCTATGATTATAATCCTGTGGCTATAGAAAATGCTAAGAAAAATGCATTAAATGCAGGTTTATCAAAAATAATAAAATTTTCTACACAAAACTTACATGATCTAAAAAATATTTATAGTAGTACGAATATTGGAATACTATTAAGTAATCCACCATATGGAGAAAGACATCAAACTGAAAGTCAACTCGTAGGTTTATACATACAATTAGGAGTAATATTAAAAAAACATTTTAAAAATTGGAAAGCATCTATTTTTAGTTCATCAATATTTTTATTAAATTTTTTACAAATGACAGAAGATAAAGAATATTTTTTAAAGAACAGTGCATTAAATTGTATTCAAAAAAATTATACTATTTTTTTTAAAGAACTACCTATTGAAAATAATGAATATAAAGATAGATTAAAGAAAAATTTTAATAAATTAAAAAAATGGTCTATTCAAGAAAACATAGAATGTTTTCGTGTTTATAATGCTGATTTACCAAATTATAATATAATAATCGATATTTATAATAAATGGTTAGTTATTCAAGAATATAAAGCTCCTAAATTCATACATTGTAAAAAATCACATAAAAGATTATGTCATGCTATTTATTATGCACAAGAAATATTATCTGTTGATGTTAATAATATAATATTAAAAATTAGACACCGAAATAAAAATAAAACACAATATAAAAAATTATTTGATAGTAATAGCTTTATTCAAATTAAAGAATATCATTCAAAATTTTTAGTTAATTTAGTAGATTATTTAGATACTGGATTATTTTCAGATAAACGACTAATAAGAAAATTATTAGGAAAAATGTCTCAAGGTAAAGATTTTCTAAATTTGTTTTCATATACTGGTACTGCTAGTGTTTATGCTGGACTAGGAAAAGCAAATAGCACAACTAGTGTAGATATATCTAATACTTATATACAATGGTCGATTAGAAACATGTCTATTAATAATTTAAGAGGTTCTAATCATCACTTTATTAAATCAGATTGCTTAAATTGGCTACAAAAAACAAATAAAAAATTTGATCTTATATTTATTAATCCACCTACTTTTTCAAATTCTAAAAAAATGAAAAAATCTTTTGATTTAAAAAGAGATTATCTTATTCTAATAAGATATTTAAAAAAAATTTTACGACATAAAGGTAATATTATTTTTTCCAGTTCTACACATAATTTTAACATTAATTTTGATTATCTTCAAAAAATGAAATTAAATGCAAAAAATATTACAAAAAAAGTACAATGTAAAGATTATTTAAATCATTCAAATATTTACCATTCCTGGTTAATAACTCATATCGAATAA
- a CDS encoding porin, translating to MMNRKSLAIAIPMLLAASSGVNALEIFNKNGNKLELHGSINPNHELSHGFLSKKINSHNDNTNAILGLSGEINITDELLSYANIEYKSDLNVPEELLNKQKTNSVRLGYAGFKYGDWGSIDYGRNYGVLHDAQFLTNRIPYITQDSIFSYNDNYMVGRNNSLLTYRNNNLFGLFDGISFALQYEDQVKNIQENQNNGSGWGASLKYKTDAGLTAVGSFFSAERLKSEKDKDKNLPSSVDAYGLGFKYDANDIYIAAFYGVGSNLIPSDISNEKSEAPTKFIGKTENIEAVAEYNFHSGFHPSLSYLDSKGQELNSDPQNTSNNNAFELAKQINISTRYEFNKNISTYMNYKINLLKSNNEYVKRNNISTDNILGAGIVYQF from the coding sequence ATGATGAATCGTAAATCTTTAGCAATTGCAATACCAATGTTATTAGCTGCTAGTAGTGGAGTTAATGCTTTAGAAATTTTTAATAAAAATGGTAATAAATTAGAGTTACATGGTAGTATTAATCCAAATCATGAATTGTCTCATGGTTTTTTATCAAAAAAAATTAACTCTCATAATGATAATACAAATGCTATTTTAGGTCTATCAGGAGAAATAAATATTACTGATGAACTATTGAGCTATGCAAATATTGAATATAAAAGTGATCTCAATGTTCCTGAAGAATTATTAAACAAACAAAAAACTAATTCTGTGCGTTTAGGATATGCTGGTTTTAAATATGGTGATTGGGGTTCAATAGATTATGGTCGTAATTATGGTGTTTTACATGATGCCCAGTTTTTAACTAATCGTATTCCATATATTACTCAAGATAGTATATTTTCTTATAATGATAATTATATGGTAGGCAGAAATAATAGCTTACTTACTTATAGAAATAATAATTTATTTGGTTTATTTGATGGTATTAGTTTTGCACTTCAATATGAAGATCAAGTTAAAAATATACAAGAAAATCAAAATAATGGTTCTGGTTGGGGAGCATCTTTAAAATATAAAACTGATGCAGGACTTACTGCCGTAGGTTCTTTTTTTTCTGCTGAAAGATTAAAATCTGAGAAAGATAAAGACAAAAATCTTCCATCATCTGTAGATGCATATGGATTAGGTTTTAAATATGATGCAAATGATATATATATTGCGGCTTTTTATGGTGTAGGTAGCAATTTAATACCATCAGATATTTCTAATGAAAAATCAGAAGCGCCTACTAAATTTATCGGTAAAACAGAAAATATAGAAGCTGTGGCAGAATATAATTTTCATTCTGGATTTCATCCGTCTTTAAGTTATCTGGATTCTAAAGGACAGGAATTAAATTCAGATCCACAAAATACATCTAATAACAACGCTTTCGAACTCGCAAAGCAAATTAATATTTCAACTCGTTATGAATTTAATAAGAATATTTCAACTTATATGAACTATAAAATTAATTTATTAAAAAGTAATAATGAGTATGTTAAAAGAAATAATATTTCCACAGACAACATTCTTGGTGCAGGAATAGTTTATCAATTCTAA
- a CDS encoding histidine triad nucleotide-binding protein: MNNESIFQDIINKKIQTNIVYQDTIITAFEDINPKAPVHILIVPNIFIKSSNEINKKNKYILAHMFYIAVKIAKKQKISREGYKIIINCNKNGGQEINYLHMHLLGGKELRSLY, from the coding sequence ATGAATAATGAATCAATTTTTCAGGATATTATCAATAAAAAAATACAAACAAATATTGTTTATCAAGATACAATTATAACAGCTTTCGAAGATATAAATCCTAAAGCACCAGTGCATATATTGATCGTACCTAATATTTTTATTAAATCATCAAATGAAATTAATAAAAAAAATAAGTATATTTTAGCACATATGTTTTATATTGCTGTAAAGATTGCAAAAAAACAAAAAATTAGTCGAGAGGGATATAAAATAATTATTAATTGCAATAAAAATGGAGGACAAGAAATCAATTATCTACACATGCACCTATTAGGAGGAAAAGAATTAAGATCATTATATTAA
- the pyrD gene encoding quinone-dependent dihydroorotate dehydrogenase has product MFYYLIRKLLFLIDPEKSHIFVLKCLILKHNHRFKKKSYIKKASKNIKCMGLTFENKLGTAAGIDKNGDYINCLSEMGFGFIEVGTVTPLPQSGNPKPRLFRIISKEGIINRMGFNNLGIDNLIINIKKSCFKGIIGVNIGKNRDTSIKNAINDYLICIEKIYYYASYITINISSPNTIHLRTLQYGTLLTNLLYNIKKKQNELHKKYLKYVPLVIKISPDLSKTELKNISKQLIKYKIDAVIATNTTLDHSLVSGCKNSLEKGGISGLPLQKKSTNIISILSKYLQKKIPIIGVGGINSVNSAKEKIKSGATLIQIYSGLVYHGPNLIKEIIKNI; this is encoded by the coding sequence ATGTTTTATTATTTAATTCGTAAACTGTTATTTTTAATAGATCCTGAAAAATCTCATATCTTCGTATTAAAATGTCTGATTTTGAAACACAATCACAGATTTAAAAAAAAATCTTATATTAAAAAAGCATCAAAAAACATTAAATGCATGGGTTTAACTTTTGAAAATAAACTAGGTACTGCAGCAGGAATAGACAAAAATGGAGATTATATTAACTGTTTATCAGAAATGGGCTTTGGTTTCATTGAAGTAGGCACTGTTACACCCTTGCCTCAATCTGGAAATCCTAAACCTAGATTATTTAGAATAATATCTAAAGAAGGAATAATTAATAGAATGGGATTTAATAATCTCGGAATAGATAATTTAATCATTAATATAAAAAAATCTTGTTTTAAAGGAATTATAGGTGTTAATATTGGAAAAAATAGAGATACTAGTATTAAAAATGCAATAAATGATTATTTAATATGTATAGAAAAAATTTACTATTATGCTAGTTATATTACTATTAATATTTCATCACCTAATACTATTCATTTAAGAACTTTACAATATGGAACTCTTCTAACTAATTTATTATATAATATAAAAAAAAAACAAAATGAGCTACATAAAAAATATCTTAAATATGTTCCTTTAGTAATTAAAATCTCACCAGACCTCTCCAAAACAGAATTAAAAAATATTTCAAAACAATTAATTAAATATAAAATAGATGCAGTCATTGCTACAAATACAACATTAGATCATTCATTAGTATCCGGATGTAAAAATAGCTTAGAAAAAGGAGGAATAAGCGGATTACCTTTACAAAAAAAAAGTACCAATATTATTTCAATATTATCAAAATACTTACAAAAAAAAATTCCTATTATTGGTGTAGGAGGAATTAATTCTGTCAATTCAGCAAAAGAAAAAATTAAATCAGGTGCTACTTTAATACAAATTTATTCTGGATTAGTATATCATGGACCTAATCTTATTAAAGAAATTATTAAAAATATATAA